From the genome of Colwellia psychrerythraea 34H, one region includes:
- the rpsP gene encoding 30S ribosomal protein S16, producing the protein MVTIRLARGGAKKRPFYQVVVADSRNSRDGRFIEKVGFFNPTAQGQAEKLRLDLDRITHWVGQGATVSDRVAKLVKDATAA; encoded by the coding sequence ATGGTTACCATTCGTTTAGCTCGTGGCGGCGCTAAAAAGCGTCCATTCTATCAGGTTGTTGTTGCAGATAGCCGTAACTCTCGCGATGGTCGTTTCATCGAGAAAGTTGGTTTCTTCAACCCAACAGCACAAGGTCAAGCTGAAAAATTACGCTTAGATCTAGACCGTATTACCCATTGGGTAGGTCAAGGTGCGACAGTATCTGATCGTGTGGCTAAGTTAGTTAAAGACGCAACTGCGGCTTAA
- the ribA gene encoding GTP cyclohydrolase II, translated as MSVNFVDSCRLPTHLGEFEMYGFVEESGQEHIMLTYGEITPDKPLLIRLHSECLTGDSLFSMRCDCGYQLETALENIVDAGQGALLYLRQEGRGIGLINKIKAYHLQDDGADTVEANEQLGFAADLRRYTMCKPMLEHFRVNKVKLLTNNPKKVQALKDLGIEVVEQMPIQVGRNQYNHEYLNTKAERMGHMMTHGLLSDLG; from the coding sequence ATGTCAGTTAATTTTGTTGATTCATGTCGACTACCCACGCATTTAGGTGAGTTTGAAATGTATGGTTTCGTGGAAGAAAGTGGTCAGGAGCATATAATGTTAACCTATGGTGAGATAACTCCAGATAAGCCATTGTTAATTAGACTTCACTCTGAATGCTTAACTGGTGATTCTTTATTTAGTATGCGATGTGACTGTGGTTATCAACTAGAAACAGCATTAGAAAACATTGTTGATGCTGGCCAGGGTGCATTACTTTATTTACGCCAAGAAGGTCGTGGTATTGGCTTAATTAATAAAATTAAAGCTTATCATTTACAGGACGATGGCGCCGATACTGTTGAAGCGAATGAACAACTTGGCTTTGCCGCCGACTTGCGCCGTTACACTATGTGTAAACCAATGCTGGAACATTTTCGTGTTAACAAAGTTAAATTATTGACCAATAATCCGAAAAAAGTACAGGCATTAAAAGATTTGGGTATCGAAGTCGTTGAACAGATGCCAATTCAAGTTGGGCGCAACCAGTACAATCATGAGTATTTAAACACTAAAGCCGAAAGAATGGGTCATATGATGACACATGGATTGTTAAGTGATTTAGGGTAA
- the rimM gene encoding ribosome maturation factor RimM (Essential for efficient processing of 16S rRNA): MSTEEKKIILGKVGAVYGIKGWLKIHSFTDETEAILDYFPWSLKLGNNTQTVEITDWRKHNKVLIVKVAGIDDRDEAQALVGSEILTNEAALPELSEDDFYWRDLIGMSVVTNKGYDLGVVTDMMETGANDVLVVKANLKDGFSKKERLIPYLFEQVIESVSIENKQICVDWDPGF; this comes from the coding sequence GTGAGTACAGAAGAAAAAAAAATCATCTTGGGTAAAGTAGGCGCAGTTTACGGAATCAAAGGCTGGTTAAAAATTCATTCATTCACTGATGAAACTGAAGCCATACTTGACTATTTCCCTTGGTCATTAAAATTAGGGAATAATACACAAACAGTTGAAATAACTGATTGGCGCAAGCATAACAAAGTACTTATTGTGAAAGTGGCTGGTATTGATGACAGAGATGAAGCGCAAGCATTAGTCGGCTCTGAAATATTAACCAATGAAGCAGCGTTGCCAGAATTATCGGAAGATGATTTTTACTGGCGCGATTTAATAGGTATGTCTGTTGTGACTAACAAAGGTTACGACCTGGGTGTAGTTACAGACATGATGGAAACTGGCGCTAATGATGTACTGGTTGTGAAAGCTAATTTAAAAGATGGCTTTAGTAAAAAAGAACGGTTAATCCCGTACCTTTTTGAACAAGTAATTGAGTCGGTTAGCATTGAAAATAAACAAATTTGTGTTGACTGGGACCCGGGTTTTTAA
- a CDS encoding putative bifunctional diguanylate cyclase/phosphodiesterase, with amino-acid sequence MAIHKVSKAVARSSVSQTEDVGFFQRFAMVFESLFIVLITAALMWSTRFFDITEFVMNLSSSQPHWQLGNIITLVSISALGSLVLLIRYSLHLRKKMKLQFVAEEEIKRLAFFDSLTNLPNKELCQDRIEQALARAARNNTSIAVLFIGIDDFKAVNDQQGHVGGDKLLKQIAKRLSGQLRSGDTLARITGVEFIIILETISPKDNINMFADKILLKLTKCYRIAMQEVYITGNIGVALYPSDGEYGKELIQHADTAMCFAKEKGRNRLAFFSKELQEQVNIKKKIAEQLRGAMERDELVLHYQPIIATHSNEIIAVEALLRWNNELLGDLAPDVFIPIAEEIGIITKIGDWVLAQACLQNKTWQQQGYPCIVMTINMSVMQLAISNYARTVSTSLTETSLEPQYLELEFTENTLMKDAKQSIVQLRELSALGVSIALDDFGTGYSSIKHLAKFKLNKLKIDGSFIKHIPESAGDIIATRAIIALAKQLKLHVTAEGVETANQCEFMMTNNVDSMQGYHFSRPVAAKAFELLLQSPSWQSN; translated from the coding sequence ATGGCTATACATAAAGTTAGCAAAGCTGTCGCTCGCAGCTCAGTGAGTCAGACTGAAGACGTAGGGTTTTTTCAACGTTTTGCTATGGTATTTGAAAGTCTGTTTATCGTGCTTATTACTGCGGCACTGATGTGGTCAACACGTTTTTTCGATATCACTGAATTTGTAATGAACTTATCTAGCAGTCAACCGCATTGGCAATTAGGTAACATTATCACGCTAGTTAGCATTTCAGCCTTAGGCTCACTGGTTTTACTCATTCGTTATAGTTTGCATTTACGTAAAAAAATGAAGCTACAATTTGTTGCTGAAGAGGAAATTAAAAGACTGGCTTTTTTTGATAGTTTAACTAATTTACCTAACAAAGAACTTTGTCAAGATCGTATCGAACAGGCTCTAGCGCGTGCGGCAAGAAACAATACTTCAATTGCCGTATTATTTATTGGCATTGATGACTTTAAAGCCGTTAATGATCAACAAGGTCATGTGGGCGGCGATAAGCTTTTGAAACAAATAGCTAAACGTTTATCTGGTCAATTACGTTCAGGTGATACCTTAGCGAGAATAACTGGGGTGGAATTTATTATCATACTCGAGACTATTTCGCCTAAAGATAATATAAATATGTTTGCTGACAAAATATTGTTAAAGCTCACTAAATGTTATCGAATTGCCATGCAAGAGGTCTATATCACGGGTAATATCGGAGTTGCTTTATACCCAAGTGATGGTGAATACGGTAAAGAGTTAATTCAACATGCAGATACGGCGATGTGCTTTGCCAAAGAAAAAGGCCGTAATCGCCTAGCTTTTTTCTCTAAAGAGCTACAAGAGCAAGTTAATATCAAGAAGAAAATTGCTGAACAATTACGAGGTGCAATGGAAAGGGATGAATTAGTCCTACACTACCAACCTATCATTGCAACCCACTCTAATGAAATTATTGCTGTAGAGGCCTTGTTACGATGGAATAATGAGTTACTCGGTGATTTGGCGCCAGATGTCTTTATTCCGATAGCAGAAGAGATTGGCATCATTACAAAAATTGGTGATTGGGTACTTGCACAAGCTTGCCTGCAAAATAAAACCTGGCAGCAGCAGGGTTATCCTTGCATCGTAATGACCATTAACATGTCAGTGATGCAATTAGCTATTAGCAATTATGCCCGTACGGTATCCACGTCTCTTACCGAAACAAGTTTGGAGCCTCAATACTTGGAGTTAGAGTTCACAGAGAACACGCTGATGAAAGATGCAAAACAATCGATAGTGCAACTTAGAGAGTTGAGTGCTTTAGGTGTTTCTATTGCACTTGATGATTTTGGCACCGGTTATTCGTCTATCAAACATTTAGCTAAGTTCAAGCTCAACAAATTAAAGATTGATGGTAGTTTTATAAAACATATTCCTGAAAGTGCAGGAGATATCATTGCTACAAGAGCCATCATTGCTCTAGCTAAACAACTAAAACTACACGTAACCGCTGAAGGCGTTGAAACAGCCAATCAATGTGAGTTCATGATGACTAATAATGTTGACTCTATGCAGGGTTATCACTTTAGCCGCCCCGTAGCTGCCAAAGCCTTTGAACTACTCTTACAATCCCCGTCATGGCAATCAAATTAA
- the trmD gene encoding tRNA (guanosine(37)-N1)-methyltransferase TrmD, whose product MWIGVISLFPEMFNAITEYGVTGRAIRNGLIDFHLWNPRDFTHDKHRTVDDRPYGGGPGMLMMVQPLRDAIAAARKAAEVNGGKAKVIYLSPQGRKLDQQGVSELAQHDRLVFIAGRYEGIDERLIASDIDEEWSVGDYILSGGELPAMNVIDAVARLVPGVLGHKESAEQDSFSNGLLDCPHYTRPEVLTTPQGDEMSVPKVLLSGNHEHIRLWRQEQSLLRTWTRRPELLNNLALTAEQEKALTLIKKQVK is encoded by the coding sequence ATGTGGATTGGGGTGATAAGCCTTTTTCCCGAAATGTTTAATGCTATCACGGAGTACGGGGTAACAGGCCGAGCGATTCGCAATGGGTTAATTGATTTTCATTTATGGAATCCAAGAGACTTCACCCATGATAAGCATCGTACCGTTGATGATCGTCCTTATGGCGGTGGTCCGGGCATGTTAATGATGGTGCAACCATTACGAGATGCCATTGCAGCTGCGCGTAAAGCGGCAGAAGTTAATGGCGGTAAAGCTAAAGTTATCTACTTGTCTCCGCAAGGAAGAAAGCTTGATCAACAAGGCGTAAGTGAATTAGCACAACATGATCGACTAGTATTTATTGCTGGTAGGTATGAAGGCATAGACGAGCGACTAATCGCGTCAGATATTGACGAAGAGTGGTCGGTTGGCGATTACATTTTAAGTGGTGGTGAACTCCCTGCTATGAATGTTATTGATGCTGTAGCACGCTTAGTGCCAGGGGTATTAGGACATAAAGAATCAGCAGAGCAGGACTCCTTCTCTAACGGTTTATTAGATTGTCCTCATTACACTCGGCCAGAAGTACTAACAACTCCTCAGGGAGATGAAATGTCAGTACCAAAAGTATTGTTAAGTGGTAATCATGAACACATACGCTTATGGCGACAAGAGCAATCTTTGCTAAGAACGTGGACTAGAAGACCAGAACTATTAAACAACCTAGCTCTGACAGCTGAGCAGGAGAAAGCACTTACTTTGATTAAAAAGCAAGTGAAATAA
- a CDS encoding TetR/AcrR family transcriptional regulator: MLLNRPEEKPTTKRRRSRTREAHEVKIIEAAEHIFAHRGYNGATIESIAEQAGFSKQNMLYYFSSKELLYQKVLKNILNLWLARMNLIDQEGTDPATMLSNYIRGKLEISQSHPNGSKVFANEIINGAPHISQYLKENLAPALERDVELVKGWIVQGLIDDIDPHHLFFVIWASTQTYADFSTQIQIALGKSSLENDDFKSAGDFLTHTLLKGIGLNI, encoded by the coding sequence ATGTTGTTAAATAGACCTGAAGAGAAGCCAACTACCAAACGTCGTCGTTCAAGAACCCGTGAAGCCCACGAAGTTAAAATTATTGAAGCGGCGGAACACATCTTTGCCCACCGTGGTTATAATGGTGCTACTATAGAGTCCATTGCTGAGCAAGCAGGCTTCTCCAAGCAGAATATGCTATATTATTTTTCCTCCAAAGAGCTACTCTATCAGAAAGTGCTGAAAAATATATTAAATCTCTGGTTGGCAAGAATGAATCTAATAGACCAGGAAGGCACAGATCCGGCCACCATGTTATCCAATTACATACGCGGTAAGTTGGAGATTTCCCAGAGCCACCCCAACGGCTCTAAAGTTTTTGCCAATGAAATAATCAATGGTGCGCCGCATATTAGCCAATACCTTAAGGAAAATCTAGCGCCGGCGCTGGAAAGGGATGTCGAACTGGTTAAAGGCTGGATTGTTCAAGGGTTAATTGATGATATTGATCCCCATCACTTATTTTTTGTGATCTGGGCGTCCACCCAGACCTATGCCGACTTCTCCACTCAGATCCAGATAGCTTTGGGCAAATCTTCGCTTGAAAATGATGATTTCAAAAGTGCTGGTGATTTCCTCACCCACACCTTGCTAAAAGGTATCGGCCTTAATATTTAG
- a CDS encoding cytochrome C assembly family protein produces MNFLVIGSSLAFLLYILATLAIVTRLFHPKGPNITLVLSLATAAIIVHGFNDGLLFFSQDTINFNLPNVISLVSLIITIAVTLVSLRFKVNLLLPVIYGFTGLWQLVILFIPPIDSIPLVVEKVILLSHISFALIAYCVLIIATLYAFQVTYINLKLKSKNLTAVAHLPPLMQVEKQLFSILTVGTAILFISQIIGFVFLDGFLAKENAHKTILSLLSFAIYGLILWGHFEKGWRGHKVLVLMVSASALLTLAYFGSRFVKEFIL; encoded by the coding sequence GTGAATTTTTTGGTTATAGGTTCAAGTTTAGCATTCTTGCTTTATATACTTGCTACGTTGGCAATCGTTACACGATTATTCCATCCTAAAGGACCGAATATCACCTTAGTTTTAAGTTTAGCTACTGCAGCTATTATTGTGCATGGTTTTAATGACGGTTTATTATTTTTTTCACAAGATACAATTAACTTTAACTTGCCTAATGTAATTTCCTTGGTCAGTTTAATTATAACGATAGCGGTAACGCTAGTATCATTACGCTTTAAAGTTAATTTATTATTGCCGGTTATCTATGGATTTACAGGTCTATGGCAATTAGTCATTCTCTTTATCCCACCTATTGATTCCATTCCTTTGGTGGTAGAAAAAGTTATTTTATTAAGTCATATCAGTTTTGCGTTAATCGCTTATTGTGTGCTGATTATCGCTACTTTATATGCTTTTCAAGTGACCTATATCAATTTAAAACTCAAGAGTAAGAACTTGACTGCGGTGGCACATTTACCACCACTTATGCAGGTAGAGAAGCAACTTTTTAGTATCTTAACTGTTGGCACTGCAATTTTATTTATCAGTCAAATTATTGGTTTTGTTTTTTTAGACGGTTTTTTAGCAAAAGAAAATGCCCATAAAACAATACTTTCATTACTCTCTTTTGCTATTTATGGCCTAATTCTTTGGGGACATTTTGAAAAAGGTTGGCGTGGGCACAAAGTGCTTGTGTTAATGGTGAGTGCAAGTGCCTTACTTACTCTTGCTTATTTTGGTAGCCGATTCGTTAAAGAATTTATTTTATAA
- a CDS encoding CoA-acylating methylmalonate-semialdehyde dehydrogenase, translating to MSIVGHLINGENRTDATRHQDIFNPSTGQVSNQLAIAGKATVEEAIEAANAAFPAWRATPPAKRARVMFRFKELLEQHADKIITLIGEEHGKISHDAQGELQRGIESVEYACGAPELLKGEHSRNVGPSIDSWSEFQPLGVVAGITPFNFPAMVPLWMYPMAIVCGNTFILKPSERDPSSTLFIAQLLEEAGLPPGVLNVVNGDKEAVDTLLHSPKIQAVSFVGSTPIAEYIYATASANGKRCQALGGAKNHAIVLPDADMDNAVNQLLGAAFGSSGERCMALSVAVTVGNAAGDALVAKMKQAMTGLKVGAHNDSSNDFGPVITKQHQEKVVGYINSAEEDGAKIVVDGRNPKIAGFSEGFFVGGTLIDNVTPEMISYKEEIFGPVLQVVRVESMQEAMNLIDAHEYGNGTCVFTRDGEAARYFSDHIQVGMVGINVPLPVPVAYHSFGGWKRSLFGDLHAYGPDSVRFYTKRKTITQRWPSTGVREGAEFAFPS from the coding sequence ATGAGTATCGTAGGACATTTGATCAACGGCGAAAATCGCACAGACGCAACACGTCACCAAGATATATTTAATCCATCAACGGGCCAAGTAAGTAATCAGTTAGCAATTGCTGGTAAAGCGACCGTTGAAGAAGCAATTGAAGCTGCTAATGCTGCCTTTCCAGCTTGGCGCGCTACCCCTCCGGCAAAACGCGCCCGGGTTATGTTCCGCTTTAAAGAGCTATTGGAACAACATGCTGATAAGATCATTACCCTGATTGGCGAAGAGCACGGAAAAATATCACACGATGCCCAAGGAGAATTGCAACGCGGTATCGAAAGCGTTGAATATGCCTGTGGTGCCCCAGAATTACTTAAAGGTGAACATAGTCGTAATGTCGGCCCGTCGATTGATTCATGGAGTGAGTTCCAGCCACTGGGTGTTGTTGCGGGCATCACTCCGTTTAATTTCCCGGCGATGGTACCCTTATGGATGTACCCAATGGCAATTGTTTGCGGCAATACATTTATCCTAAAACCATCAGAGCGCGATCCTAGTTCCACACTATTTATTGCTCAATTATTAGAAGAAGCGGGGTTACCACCAGGCGTGCTAAACGTTGTTAATGGTGACAAAGAAGCGGTAGATACACTGCTCCATTCACCAAAAATTCAGGCAGTTAGTTTTGTAGGTTCGACCCCTATTGCCGAATACATCTATGCGACTGCTAGCGCTAACGGCAAACGCTGTCAGGCACTAGGCGGCGCTAAAAACCACGCCATCGTATTGCCCGATGCAGATATGGACAACGCTGTTAATCAACTACTCGGTGCTGCCTTTGGATCTTCAGGTGAACGTTGTATGGCTTTATCTGTGGCAGTCACTGTCGGTAACGCCGCCGGTGATGCGCTAGTTGCTAAAATGAAACAAGCGATGACAGGTCTCAAAGTCGGCGCTCATAACGATAGCAGTAATGATTTTGGTCCAGTGATCACCAAACAGCACCAGGAAAAGGTTGTTGGCTATATTAATAGTGCTGAAGAAGACGGTGCCAAGATTGTTGTTGATGGCCGTAATCCAAAAATTGCAGGTTTCAGCGAAGGATTTTTTGTTGGTGGCACGCTAATCGATAACGTCACCCCGGAAATGATCAGTTATAAAGAAGAGATATTTGGTCCGGTATTACAGGTAGTGCGTGTAGAAAGCATGCAAGAAGCAATGAATCTTATCGATGCCCACGAGTATGGTAACGGCACTTGCGTATTTACCCGTGATGGCGAAGCTGCACGATACTTCTCTGATCATATTCAGGTAGGCATGGTTGGTATCAATGTACCTTTACCAGTACCTGTCGCTTATCATAGCTTCGGTGGCTGGAAGCGTTCATTGTTCGGTGACTTACATGCCTATGGCCCGGATTCAGTTCGCTTTTACACCAAACGTAAAACTATTACCCAACGTTGGCCATCGACCGGTGTCCGTGAAGGCGCTGAGTTCGCATTCCCTTCATAA
- the rplS gene encoding 50S ribosomal protein L19 — MSKILEMLEQEQMKTDLPAFAPGDTVVVQVKVTEADKSRLQAFEGVVIAVKSRGLHSAFTVRKISNGVGVERVFQTHSPIVDSIEVKRRGDVRQAKLYYLRELSGRKARIKEKLAKK, encoded by the coding sequence ATGAGTAAAATTCTTGAAATGCTCGAACAAGAGCAAATGAAAACAGATCTACCAGCATTCGCCCCAGGCGATACTGTTGTAGTTCAAGTAAAAGTTACTGAAGCTGATAAATCACGTCTTCAAGCGTTTGAAGGTGTAGTTATCGCTGTTAAAAGCCGCGGCTTACATTCTGCTTTCACTGTTCGTAAAATTTCGAACGGTGTTGGTGTAGAACGTGTATTCCAGACACATAGCCCTATTGTTGATTCAATTGAAGTTAAACGTCGTGGCGATGTTCGTCAAGCTAAACTTTACTACTTGCGCGAGCTATCTGGCCGTAAAGCACGTATCAAAGAAAAATTGGCTAAGAAATAG
- the ffh gene encoding signal recognition particle protein, with product MFDNLSERLSKTLKNISGRGRLTEDNIKETLREVRMALLEADVALPVIREFIAKVKEKAVGTDVSKSLTPGQIFVKIVQKELESAMGEVNEGLDLRAAPPAVVLMAGLQGAGKTTSVAKLAKFLTEREKKKVLVVSADVYRPAAIKQLETLAEEISVGFFPSDIKQKPIDIANAAIDHAKKNFYDVLIVDTAGRLHIDENMMAEIQQLHAAINPIETLFTVDAMTGQDAANTAKAFNDALPLTGIILTKTDGDARGGAALSIRHITGKPIKFMGVGEKIEALEPFHPDRIASRILGMGDVLSLVEEIEQKVDRKQAEKLANKVKSGKGFSLEDFRDQLVQMKSMGGMTGMMDKLPGMGNMSGKIKDQMDDKITVQMEAIINSMTPGERERPDIIKGSRKRRIAVGSGTQIQDVNKLLKQFTQMQKMMKKMSGKGGMKKMMRSMQGMMPPGGGGMGGGGGMFGR from the coding sequence ATGTTTGACAATCTTTCCGAACGCTTAAGTAAAACGCTTAAAAATATTAGTGGCCGTGGCCGTTTAACCGAAGACAATATCAAAGAAACTTTACGCGAAGTGCGTATGGCATTACTTGAAGCTGATGTAGCTTTACCCGTCATTCGTGAATTTATCGCCAAAGTAAAAGAAAAAGCTGTTGGTACAGATGTTTCTAAAAGCCTCACTCCTGGGCAGATTTTTGTCAAAATAGTTCAAAAAGAACTTGAATCAGCGATGGGTGAAGTCAATGAAGGTCTTGATTTAAGAGCTGCGCCACCAGCGGTTGTGCTAATGGCCGGTTTGCAAGGTGCAGGTAAAACAACTTCTGTAGCTAAACTAGCCAAATTTTTAACAGAACGTGAAAAGAAAAAAGTATTAGTAGTAAGTGCAGATGTCTATCGTCCTGCCGCTATTAAGCAACTTGAAACGCTAGCTGAAGAAATAAGTGTTGGTTTCTTCCCGAGTGATATCAAGCAAAAACCTATTGATATTGCCAATGCTGCCATTGATCACGCTAAGAAAAATTTTTACGATGTGCTAATTGTTGATACTGCAGGTCGTTTGCATATTGATGAAAACATGATGGCTGAGATCCAGCAACTTCATGCTGCTATCAATCCAATAGAAACCCTTTTCACTGTTGATGCTATGACAGGCCAAGATGCTGCTAATACAGCGAAGGCCTTTAATGATGCGTTGCCACTAACTGGTATTATCTTAACCAAAACCGATGGTGATGCCCGTGGCGGTGCTGCGTTATCAATCCGTCATATCACTGGCAAGCCTATTAAATTTATGGGTGTTGGTGAAAAAATTGAAGCCCTTGAACCTTTCCATCCAGACCGTATAGCTTCTCGTATTCTTGGTATGGGAGATGTGCTTTCATTAGTTGAAGAAATTGAGCAAAAAGTTGATAGAAAGCAAGCTGAGAAATTAGCTAATAAAGTTAAAAGCGGTAAAGGTTTTAGTTTAGAAGATTTTCGTGACCAGCTTGTACAAATGAAAAGTATGGGCGGGATGACTGGCATGATGGATAAGCTGCCTGGCATGGGCAACATGTCTGGTAAAATCAAAGATCAAATGGATGATAAAATTACCGTGCAAATGGAAGCTATTATCAATTCTATGACTCCTGGTGAACGTGAGCGTCCTGACATTATTAAAGGTTCTCGTAAACGTCGTATTGCTGTTGGCTCAGGTACTCAAATTCAAGATGTAAATAAGCTACTTAAGCAGTTTACTCAAATGCAAAAAATGATGAAAAAAATGTCAGGTAAAGGCGGCATGAAAAAGATGATGCGCAGCATGCAAGGCATGATGCCACCAGGCGGTGGTGGTATGGGCGGTGGCGGCGGAATGTTCGGCCGTTAA
- a CDS encoding SO_0444 family Cu/Zn efflux transporter, with protein MEQLTALTINFLDLSAEASPWLLLGLLIAGLMKAWVPSKVLSKHLGQGKLAIIKAALIGAPLPLCSCGVIPVATELRRSGASASATSSFLVATPETGIDSVSVSYALLGPVFAIYRPIAAIMSAIITGLLVATIKEEQMKSPAEQLQNEKSGCCSNKETVKVEEVPKSKKPCCGSKKVTPEIIKNTFVSKTQQGVYYASTKLIDDIIIWLLIGLIFASLVRTFLPQEFLLSYGSGLPAMLLMILISIPMYICATASTPIAAGFIMAGLSPGTALVFMMAGPATNISTLGVIRNEMGSAVLIRYLLGVAGCAIGFALLLDFSLSFYDINITEQMQHSHELLPKWFGLSCAGLIAFLSIKPLRHLLIK; from the coding sequence ATGGAACAGTTGACCGCCTTAACAATAAATTTTCTCGACTTGAGTGCTGAAGCAAGTCCTTGGCTATTATTAGGTTTATTAATTGCGGGGCTAATGAAAGCGTGGGTACCTAGTAAAGTATTAAGTAAACATCTTGGCCAAGGAAAACTTGCCATCATCAAAGCGGCACTTATTGGTGCTCCATTACCTTTATGTTCTTGCGGGGTTATTCCGGTAGCAACAGAGCTTAGACGAAGCGGAGCTTCAGCTTCAGCAACTTCTTCATTTTTGGTCGCAACCCCCGAAACTGGCATTGACTCAGTATCAGTTTCTTATGCTTTATTAGGCCCTGTTTTTGCTATTTACCGCCCTATCGCAGCGATTATGTCTGCCATCATCACAGGTTTATTGGTTGCGACGATTAAAGAGGAACAGATGAAATCACCAGCTGAACAACTGCAGAATGAAAAATCTGGATGTTGCAGCAATAAAGAGACAGTTAAAGTAGAAGAAGTACCTAAAAGCAAAAAACCCTGTTGCGGCAGTAAAAAAGTTACACCAGAAATAATTAAAAACACTTTTGTAAGTAAAACTCAGCAAGGGGTTTATTACGCATCAACTAAACTTATCGATGATATTATTATTTGGCTTTTAATTGGTTTAATTTTTGCCTCGCTAGTGCGAACTTTTTTACCTCAAGAGTTTCTATTAAGTTATGGCAGCGGTTTACCTGCCATGCTACTGATGATTTTGATATCAATTCCTATGTATATTTGTGCAACAGCCTCAACGCCTATTGCCGCTGGGTTTATTATGGCGGGGCTATCACCTGGTACAGCTTTGGTATTTATGATGGCGGGCCCAGCAACAAACATTTCAACTTTAGGCGTTATTCGCAATGAAATGGGTAGTGCTGTATTGATACGATACTTGCTTGGCGTGGCAGGTTGCGCTATTGGCTTCGCGTTATTATTGGATTTTTCATTAAGTTTTTATGACATTAATATTACTGAGCAAATGCAGCATAGCCATGAACTTTTACCTAAATGGTTTGGATTAAGCTGTGCTGGCTTGATTGCTTTTCTATCAATTAAGCCACTAAGACACTTGTTGATTAAATAA